From a single Sediminibacterium sp. KACHI17 genomic region:
- the katG gene encoding catalase/peroxidase HPI, whose product MSAQQHPAGDISKCPFHNGSLKQVAGGGTRNRDWWPNQLNLNILRQHSELSDPMDPDFDYAKEFQSLDLDAIKKDLTDLMTDSQDWWPADYGHYGPFFVRMAWHSAGTYRTFDGRGGAGAGMQRFAPLNSWPDNTNLDKARLLLWPIKKKYGKKISWADLMILAGNVAMESMGFKTFGFAGGRKDVWEPDEDVYWGSEKEFVASHRNPESLESPLGATEMGLIYVNPEGPDRNPDPILAAKAIRETFGRMAMNDEETVALIAGGHTFGKTHGAADPGKYVGKEPAAAGIEEQGMGWTSTYGSGKGADTITSGLEGAWTTTPTQWSNNYFENLFGYEWELTKSPAGAHQWRPKNGAGEGTIPDAFDPNKRHAPFMLTTDLSMRFDPAYEKISRRFYENPDQFADAFARAWFKLTHRDMGPRARYLGKEVPKEELIWQDPIPAVTHELINDADIASLKSTILASGLTVSELVSTAWASASTFRGSDKRGGANGARVRLAPQKFWEVNNPTQLSKVLDALEKIQQNFNANGGKKQVSLADLIVLGGCAAIEKAAKDAGHNVTVPFTPGRADASQEQTDVESFAVLEPQADGFRNYIKGKQMATAEALLIDKAHLLTLTAPELTVLVGGMRVLNTNYNQSKHGVFTNKPGVLTNDFFVNLLDFGTSWSATADSHQQEFEGRDRKTGAVKWTATRADLIFGSNSELRALAEVYACEDAKEKFVKDFVAAWNKVMNLDRFDLA is encoded by the coding sequence ATGTCAGCACAACAACATCCTGCCGGAGACATCAGCAAGTGTCCGTTCCATAACGGCTCGCTGAAACAAGTAGCCGGTGGCGGTACCCGTAACCGCGACTGGTGGCCGAACCAACTCAACCTTAACATCCTTCGTCAGCACTCTGAACTGTCTGACCCCATGGATCCTGATTTTGATTATGCAAAAGAATTCCAGTCATTGGATCTGGATGCCATCAAAAAAGACCTTACAGATTTGATGACCGATTCACAAGACTGGTGGCCTGCGGACTATGGACATTATGGTCCTTTCTTTGTTCGTATGGCATGGCACAGCGCAGGTACTTACCGCACTTTTGATGGTCGTGGTGGTGCCGGTGCAGGTATGCAACGTTTTGCTCCACTGAATAGCTGGCCTGATAATACCAATCTTGATAAAGCCCGTTTATTATTATGGCCGATCAAGAAAAAATATGGTAAGAAAATTTCCTGGGCTGATCTGATGATCCTCGCAGGTAACGTAGCGATGGAATCAATGGGCTTCAAAACCTTTGGATTTGCAGGTGGACGTAAAGATGTGTGGGAGCCTGATGAAGATGTATACTGGGGAAGTGAAAAAGAATTTGTTGCCAGCCACAGAAATCCGGAAAGTCTGGAATCTCCATTGGGCGCAACAGAAATGGGATTGATCTATGTAAATCCTGAAGGACCAGATCGCAATCCGGATCCAATCCTTGCTGCTAAAGCCATCCGCGAAACTTTTGGTCGCATGGCAATGAATGATGAAGAGACTGTAGCGTTGATCGCGGGTGGACATACATTCGGTAAAACACATGGTGCTGCTGATCCTGGAAAGTATGTTGGCAAAGAACCAGCCGCTGCAGGTATTGAAGAACAAGGTATGGGTTGGACCAGCACTTATGGAAGCGGTAAAGGTGCGGATACCATTACCAGTGGATTAGAAGGTGCTTGGACCACCACACCTACACAATGGAGCAATAACTATTTTGAAAACCTGTTTGGCTATGAGTGGGAATTGACTAAGAGTCCGGCTGGTGCTCATCAGTGGAGACCCAAGAATGGTGCGGGTGAAGGAACCATCCCTGATGCATTTGATCCGAATAAGCGTCATGCGCCATTCATGTTGACCACCGATCTTTCTATGCGTTTTGATCCTGCTTATGAAAAGATCTCACGTCGTTTTTATGAGAACCCTGATCAGTTTGCAGATGCATTTGCACGTGCATGGTTCAAATTGACACACAGAGATATGGGACCACGCGCTCGTTACCTCGGCAAAGAAGTACCGAAGGAAGAATTGATCTGGCAAGATCCTATTCCTGCTGTAACACATGAGTTGATCAACGATGCTGATATCGCTTCTTTAAAATCAACCATTCTTGCTTCAGGTTTAACCGTATCTGAATTGGTATCTACTGCATGGGCTTCTGCATCTACTTTCCGTGGATCAGACAAACGTGGTGGTGCGAATGGTGCACGCGTAAGATTGGCTCCTCAGAAATTCTGGGAAGTAAATAATCCTACACAGTTAAGTAAAGTATTGGATGCACTGGAGAAAATTCAGCAAAACTTCAATGCAAATGGCGGTAAGAAACAAGTTTCATTGGCAGACCTAATCGTATTGGGTGGATGTGCAGCCATTGAGAAAGCAGCAAAAGATGCAGGACACAATGTAACCGTTCCTTTTACACCTGGACGTGCAGATGCTTCTCAAGAACAAACAGATGTTGAATCATTTGCTGTACTTGAGCCACAGGCTGATGGTTTCCGTAATTATATCAAAGGAAAGCAAATGGCGACTGCAGAAGCACTGTTGATCGATAAAGCTCATTTGCTCACACTCACTGCTCCTGAACTGACAGTTCTTGTAGGGGGTATGAGAGTTCTGAATACCAACTATAATCAATCAAAGCATGGTGTTTTCACCAATAAACCAGGTGTATTGACCAATGACTTCTTTGTAAATCTGTTGGATTTCGGAACAAGCTGGAGCGCTACTGCAGACAGTCATCAACAAGAGTTTGAAGGCCGTGATCGTAAGACCGGAGCAGTAAAGTGGACAGCCACTCGTGCTGATCTGATCTTTGGTTCTAACTCAGAATTGCGTGCACTGGCAGAAGTATATGCTTGTGAAGATGCAAAAGAAAAGTTTGTAAAAGACTTCGTGGCAGCATGGAATAAAGTGATGAACCTCGATCGTTTCGATCTTGCATAA
- a CDS encoding DUF2268 domain-containing putative Zn-dependent protease (predicted Zn-dependent protease with a strongly conserved HExxH motif), translating to MKNQKRNVYIALVLILFFKYEVVAQIADRNDAGEQYKKIADSLANKDELARAAKMYMQESYARTMGPFKKSALINATYCYAASKNIDSALSSLEIATYKYGFNNLGFLTGDTIMQALASHPKYKKILQQIRLRQQQQKNVNNAIINTSDIDLFWNTYDHFLKDTGNGVKLFQMNYFEKGTPALQEYFRIKTKNIGGIEGFVQNIKKMPKFYSSIRANTFQLNSLKDTIRIIYRNLKYWYPEAIFPPLSFHIGGWSSGGTATDYGLHVGADMYANNPNTDKSELNAWQKRNSYLFENLKYVVAHELIHAQQDNMRNDTTLLKYVIQEGMADFIGELISGNTANQFLINWAKGNEKKIWESFKSEMYLNRYRNWIANSSQERPDWPADLGYWVGYQICKSYFERAVNKKRAIYEMLHIRNYQAFYEESQVEARIYQQ from the coding sequence ATGAAAAATCAAAAGCGTAATGTTTATATAGCGCTCGTTTTAATTTTATTTTTTAAGTATGAGGTTGTCGCTCAAATTGCTGATCGTAATGATGCAGGTGAGCAGTATAAGAAAATCGCTGATAGTTTAGCCAATAAGGATGAGTTAGCAAGAGCAGCAAAGATGTATATGCAAGAATCTTATGCTCGAACCATGGGGCCATTTAAAAAATCAGCTTTAATTAATGCAACATATTGTTACGCAGCTTCAAAAAATATAGATAGCGCTTTATCTTCTTTAGAAATTGCTACGTACAAATATGGGTTTAATAATCTTGGTTTCTTAACAGGAGATACCATCATGCAGGCCCTGGCTTCTCATCCCAAATACAAAAAAATCTTACAACAAATTAGGCTCAGACAACAACAACAGAAAAATGTAAATAATGCAATCATTAATACTAGTGATATTGATCTGTTTTGGAATACGTATGATCACTTTTTAAAAGATACCGGAAATGGTGTTAAACTTTTTCAAATGAACTACTTTGAAAAGGGGACACCTGCGTTGCAGGAATATTTTCGAATCAAAACAAAAAATATTGGCGGAATCGAGGGCTTTGTTCAGAACATAAAAAAAATGCCCAAATTTTATAGTTCTATTCGGGCTAATACATTTCAACTCAACTCTTTGAAAGATACTATCCGAATCATTTATCGTAATTTAAAATATTGGTATCCAGAAGCTATATTTCCTCCACTTAGTTTTCATATTGGTGGATGGAGCTCTGGTGGTACAGCAACAGATTATGGTTTACACGTTGGGGCAGATATGTATGCAAATAATCCCAACACTGATAAATCAGAACTTAATGCATGGCAAAAGCGTAACTCCTATCTGTTCGAAAACCTGAAATATGTGGTAGCTCATGAATTGATACATGCACAGCAAGACAATATGCGTAATGATACTACTTTGTTGAAGTATGTGATTCAAGAAGGAATGGCTGATTTTATTGGCGAGCTCATCTCAGGTAATACTGCGAACCAATTTCTGATCAATTGGGCAAAGGGAAATGAGAAAAAAATATGGGAATCTTTCAAAAGTGAAATGTATTTAAATAGGTATCGTAATTGGATTGCTAATAGTAGTCAAGAACGACCGGATTGGCCTGCCGATTTAGGTTACTGGGTAGGTTATCAGATATGCAAGTCATATTTCGAAAGAGCAGTTAATAAAAAAAGGGCAATCTATGAGATGTTGCATATTCGAAATTATCAAGCATTCTACGAAGAGAGTCAGGTAGAAGCCAGGATTTATCAGCAGTAG
- a CDS encoding LLM class flavin-dependent oxidoreductase, translating into MELGISMFGDIHVNEKGIQEPTGDRLKQMIEEIRLMDELGLDFFGIGEHHRNEYAVSAPEIILAAASSLTKNIRLGSAVSVLSSADPVRLYQQYSSIDLLSDGRAELVVGRGSFTESFPLFGFDLRDYDILFEEKLDLLFQINQQKKLSWKGQFRKPLIDQEVFPRAFNEKLDLWIAVGGTPESVLRAGTYGIPVIFAIIGGSPAQFKPLFDYYHKVYTHFKHPEANRKTGVHMHAFFGKNAEATADKYYHHYAQQMNRIGRERGWSSYTREQYEAGRSKHGALIIGDANEAIDKILYLQETLGFDRFAAHMDVGGPSHKDLMESIEIFGTKIAPAVKAALHK; encoded by the coding sequence ATGGAACTAGGAATCAGTATGTTTGGGGATATTCACGTAAACGAGAAAGGTATCCAAGAACCAACAGGCGATCGTTTGAAACAAATGATCGAGGAAATAAGATTAATGGATGAATTGGGTCTTGATTTCTTCGGAATCGGCGAACATCATAGAAATGAATATGCGGTATCCGCACCTGAGATCATATTGGCAGCGGCTTCTTCTTTAACAAAGAATATCCGATTGGGAAGTGCAGTATCCGTGCTGAGCTCTGCCGATCCCGTTCGATTATATCAGCAATACTCCAGCATCGATCTGCTTTCTGACGGACGTGCAGAATTGGTCGTTGGGCGTGGCAGTTTTACAGAGTCATTTCCACTTTTTGGTTTTGATCTCAGAGATTATGATATTCTATTCGAAGAAAAACTTGATCTGTTATTTCAAATCAACCAGCAAAAAAAATTGAGTTGGAAAGGACAGTTCAGAAAACCTTTGATTGATCAGGAAGTCTTTCCGAGAGCATTCAATGAAAAGTTAGATCTGTGGATCGCGGTTGGAGGAACTCCGGAATCTGTATTAAGAGCCGGCACGTATGGCATCCCAGTGATATTCGCGATCATAGGCGGTAGTCCGGCTCAATTCAAACCACTTTTCGATTATTATCACAAAGTATATACGCATTTCAAGCACCCCGAAGCCAATCGAAAGACCGGCGTGCACATGCATGCTTTTTTTGGAAAAAATGCTGAAGCTACTGCCGATAAATATTATCATCACTATGCACAGCAGATGAATAGAATTGGACGTGAAAGAGGATGGTCATCCTATACAAGAGAACAATATGAAGCAGGAAGAAGCAAACATGGTGCACTTATTATTGGTGATGCAAATGAAGCCATTGATAAGATCCTTTATTTGCAAGAAACACTTGGTTTCGATCGCTTTGCTGCACATATGGATGTTGGTGGTCCTTCACATAAAGACCTGATGGAATCGATTGAGATCTTTGGAACAAAGATCGCTCCGGCAGTAAAGGCAGCGCTACATAAATAA
- a CDS encoding hydrogen peroxide-inducible genes activator: MTLTQLEYMVAVDTYRHFVLAAEKCFVTQPTLSMQLQKLEDELGIKLFDRTKQPVIPTEIGARIIAQARVVLREAERIHQMINSEKNVMTGELRIGIIPTLAPYVLPTLFKQMREKYPQLELVIKETITEEIIHELKNNRLDCGLVVTPLKDPSIKEDVLFYEELFVYVSRKNALYDKKYVLADDINPDQLWLLEEGHCFRSQVLNLCELRKNADLHFKYATGNIETLKRMVDKSDGLTILPELAVMEFNKNQMKLVKRLKDPAPAREVSLVTHRDHIKTKLIQTMKDEILEMVPKQMRQLRNKKVVEITD; this comes from the coding sequence ATGACGCTCACTCAATTGGAATACATGGTTGCGGTAGACACCTATCGTCATTTTGTACTGGCCGCTGAAAAGTGTTTTGTGACCCAGCCTACGTTAAGTATGCAGTTGCAGAAACTCGAAGATGAATTGGGAATCAAACTGTTCGATCGAACCAAACAACCGGTGATCCCAACTGAAATCGGTGCCCGCATTATTGCGCAGGCAAGGGTGGTTTTGCGTGAGGCAGAACGTATTCATCAAATGATCAATAGTGAGAAGAACGTGATGACAGGAGAATTACGTATCGGCATCATTCCCACGTTGGCGCCCTATGTATTACCTACTTTATTCAAACAAATGCGTGAAAAATATCCGCAGTTAGAGTTGGTGATCAAAGAAACGATCACAGAAGAGATTATTCATGAATTGAAAAACAATCGGCTGGACTGTGGTTTGGTGGTAACGCCATTGAAAGATCCATCTATCAAAGAAGATGTGTTGTTTTATGAAGAGTTGTTTGTGTATGTATCCCGTAAAAACGCATTGTACGATAAAAAATATGTGTTGGCAGATGATATCAATCCTGATCAGTTATGGCTATTGGAAGAAGGACATTGTTTTCGATCACAGGTATTGAACCTGTGTGAACTGCGCAAAAATGCAGACCTGCATTTCAAATATGCAACGGGTAATATTGAAACACTGAAAAGAATGGTGGATAAAAGTGATGGGCTTACCATTCTGCCTGAATTGGCTGTTATGGAGTTCAATAAGAATCAAATGAAACTGGTGAAACGCCTAAAAGATCCTGCTCCTGCACGAGAAGTGAGTTTGGTCACACACCGCGATCATATCAAAACCAAATTGATACAGACGATGAAAGATGAGATATTGGAAATGGTACCTAAACAGATGAGGCAACTGCGAAATAAGAAAGTGGTGGAGATCACGGATTGA
- a CDS encoding VOC family protein — MRILILSLLLLVITANTDAQEVKIAVQLNHTAIYVKDLQKSAFFYEHVIGLDTIPEPFRIGRHKWFRTGPKMALHIILGATELKEYYKNQHTCFSVSDMQSFVARLKKNNVVFEDVNGNQGAITKRVDGVQQIWFRDPDGYWIEVNDARE, encoded by the coding sequence ATGCGCATACTTATTTTATCCCTATTGCTACTTGTAATTACAGCAAATACCGATGCACAAGAAGTGAAAATTGCTGTTCAACTGAATCATACGGCTATCTATGTGAAAGACTTGCAGAAGTCAGCTTTTTTTTATGAGCATGTGATCGGATTGGATACCATTCCTGAACCTTTTCGTATTGGCCGGCATAAATGGTTTCGTACCGGGCCGAAAATGGCTTTGCATATTATTCTGGGTGCGACCGAACTCAAAGAATATTATAAGAATCAACACACTTGTTTTAGCGTGAGTGATATGCAATCATTTGTTGCTCGACTGAAAAAGAACAATGTTGTCTTCGAAGACGTCAACGGTAATCAGGGAGCCATCACCAAAAGAGTGGATGGTGTTCAGCAAATCTGGTTCCGTGATCCGGATGGGTATTGGATTGAGGTGAATGATGCGAGGGAGTGA
- a CDS encoding dCMP deaminase family protein encodes MQKRTDYISWDEYFMGVALLSAQRSKDPNTQVGACIVNDKNKIVGAGYNGLPIGCSDDEFPWSKQGDFLETKYPYVCHAELNAILNNIGMDLKGCKIYTALFPCNECTKAIIQSGITEVIYLSDKYNGSDTSVASKKMLDTAGVTYRKVVSRIEELHLSFNEKDV; translated from the coding sequence ATGCAAAAAAGAACTGACTATATCTCTTGGGATGAATATTTTATGGGAGTCGCTTTATTATCTGCCCAACGAAGTAAAGACCCCAATACCCAAGTAGGTGCCTGTATTGTGAATGACAAAAACAAAATTGTTGGTGCCGGGTATAATGGCTTACCTATTGGATGTAGTGATGATGAATTTCCATGGAGTAAACAAGGAGATTTTCTGGAGACAAAATATCCTTATGTGTGTCATGCAGAATTGAATGCAATTTTGAATAATATAGGAATGGATCTAAAAGGATGTAAGATCTATACCGCGCTTTTTCCTTGTAATGAATGTACCAAAGCCATTATTCAATCCGGTATCACTGAAGTGATTTATTTATCTGATAAATACAATGGTTCAGACACATCAGTAGCGTCCAAAAAAATGTTGGATACTGCTGGCGTAACTTATCGTAAAGTGGTCTCTCGGATTGAGGAATTACATCTTTCCTTTAATGAAAAGGATGTCTAA